The Lynx canadensis isolate LIC74 chromosome A2, mLynCan4.pri.v2, whole genome shotgun sequence DNA segment TTACCAACACCCGCGCCCAGGCTGACACACTTCTGCGGTCCTTGCTGACACAGCCGCCCACTGTGTCATGTGTTATTGCTCCCGTGACGCCATGAGGCACACATGCGGCCGTCTTCACGGGGAAGTGCAGCCCCGTCCTCCAAGCTGCAGCCCGGGGGTCAATGTCTTCTCATTTATTGAGCTGTGGGCTCTGAGCAGGATGAAGACCCAAGGTCAGGCagatcccttccccaccccccccccaccccccagagagAAACCAGGACCAGAAATGTGGCTCCCTCCTCATCCACCTCCCTCGCCCAACTTACGTGGCTGCGGCTTCTTCTCTAGTATCTTGGAGATTTCATGTAATTTAGTCTTGATTTGGCTTAagtctgggggcagggggacaggagaAAGCTGGTCTGGGCCTCAGACAAGGCCCTCACCTTTATTGGAAGcctcttccctgcccaccccgcccccgccccagcctgggTGTTGCAGAGCCCGTGTACTTGGCCTTCCCTTTTTAAATATCCCCGCCCAGAGGGTGGCATCCATCGCCCCCTAAACCCTGAGCACTGGGAGGGCAGACCCCTGCTGTCGCCTCCCCCCAATCCCCCAGCGCCCAGCATGAGACAAAGCCCGCCCAGTAAGGGTCTGCAAGGGCACCTGTTGACAGCGTCTTCGCTTTCTCATTCCCCACGTGGACACTTCTCTTGATCGTGTCAAGGTCCTGCCTGGCCTCCGTGATGAGCTGCTGAATACTGTTCCAGCCCTGTTTCTGCTCCTCCTGACACTGTTGGCCCGAGGTGGAGACTGAGGCAAGAAACAGACACGTCTGAATCGCCGCTGCCCACCCCGACCCCGTGGGCCTCCCCCAGGTCCCACCCGTACCATTCTGGAGCTCCCTTTTCACGGCCAGCAGCTCCTGGGACACCTCAGAATCTGTtcgggaggaggggcgggggaggcaggaACACCCTTGAAGCGCCCCCAGTTGGGCTGTCCTGGGAacaagggtgggggaagggagagcaacgagggagaagggagacaggGTGGGAACACGgggcctcccccacctcccgAGGCCCCCCTTTACgccgccccagccccctccccacccaccaaaGAACgacaaaaaggaaagtgaaaccGAAGACCCTACTCACTCTTCACCAGGACCAAGGCCAAGAGAACGATGCAGAACAGGGCAAGGAGGATGTACAGGCTCAGGGTGGCTCTGTGCAGCCAACGAGGGACCTGGGCAGAGTCTGGGGCCGGCTTCGACCAGGCTGGGActggagcagaggaaggacaggtgACCTCCAGGGCCCAACACTGCCGCTTAGACCGTCGGCACTGACTCTACACTGAGCTCCGACTCAGAGCTGTCTCACCTGCTCCCACTCCTGCCAATACAGCCACTGCGACCACCAGCATGCACCCCGCCCACAGCCACCAGTAGTTGTCCGTAACG contains these protein-coding regions:
- the MCEMP1 gene encoding mast cell-expressed membrane protein 1 is translated as MGSEEICLNQEVKMQAAAFKDKKQRAPDHKEGADPDYENITLTFRNQEQPRGSHSPPKNRGKQPPASPHLTASGGAPVPAWSKPAPDSAQVPRWLHRATLSLYILLALFCIVLLALVLVKNSEVSQELLAVKRELQNVSTSGQQCQEEQKQGWNSIQQLITEARQDLDTIKRSVHVGNEKAKTLSTDLSQIKTKLHEISKILEKKPQPQPTAQ